From Camelina sativa cultivar DH55 unplaced genomic scaffold, Cs unpScaffold00549, whole genome shotgun sequence, the proteins below share one genomic window:
- the LOC104773457 gene encoding putative FBD-associated F-box protein At5g53635 isoform X1, producing the protein MVGRRKSKQARFKGSNRSRRLKEEDRISQLPDPLICHILSHLPTKEAVSTSVLSTRWKTLWLWVPSLELNSRKLPDLSAFSCYGNRFFDSSRVSHINELKLIIADIRFINGDDYDSSCFTSWIDAAIKRKVQHLYVRFPLNSCLDVMPLSVCNSESSVSLKLHLVALPNGDFVSLPCLKTLHLNTVCYPDETTFERLVSSCPVLEELEVKGSVSCKAKVFRVLSKSLKRVVISLRFSLFHLGSEVEVDTPRLRFLRIDENLSERFVITDMDSNVKLDLRLRSGMVFDKAYLSKKKRLRNFLPQISKVRDMFIHLDTFKLLYEYSKLESLPQFGCMSRLQVALYYNHSKWLPTFLESFPNLKFLILVCYDDDSEETCSEEMNHFSFSHVPQCLLSSLESVDFKVPIRGLGVQMELVRYFLKNSAVLKKLTLPLPYDAIQIQDDFVKKLLKIKRRSTECEVVFL; encoded by the exons atggttgGTAGAAGGAAATCGAAACAGGCTCGTTTTAAAGGATCAAATCGTAGTAGAagattgaaggaagaagatcGAATAAGCCAACTACCTGATCCTTTAATATGTCACATACTTTCTCATCTTCCAACAAAAGAAGCTGTTTCAACAAGCGTCTTATCCACAAGATGGAAGACTCTCTGGCTTTGGGTTCCTAGTTTGGAACTGAACTCAAGAAAACTCCCAGATTTGAGTGCCTTCTCGTGTTACGGTAACAGGTTCTTCGATTCCAGTAGAGTCTCACACATAAACGAACTCAAGTTAATCATAGCTGATATTAGATTTATAAACGGTGATGATTACGATTCCTCTTGTTTCACATCATGGATTGATGCTGCTATCAAACGTAAGGTTCAACATCTATACGTTCGTTTCCCTCTAAACAGTTGTCTTGATGTGATGCCGTTAAGCGTTTGTAACTCTGAGTCATCGGTGTCATTAAAACTTCATCTGGTGGCATTGCCTAATGGGGACTTTGTTTCTTTGCCTTGCTTGAAGACTTTGCATTTGAATACTGTTTGTTATCCGGATGAGACCACTTTTGAGAGACTTGTCTCGTCCTGCCCTGTCTTGGAAGAGTTGGAGGTTAAGGGAAGTGTTAGTTGTAAAGCTAAAGTATTTCGGGTGTTGTCTAAGTCGTTGAAGAGGGTTGTTATAAGTTTAcgtttttctctgtttcatcttggATCAGAAGTTGAGGTTGATACTCCTCGGCTACGGTTTTTGAGGATTGATGAAAACTTGTCGGAAAGGTTTGTAATAACCGATATGGATTCCAATGTTAAGTTAGATCTTCGTCTCCGGTCTGGTATGGTTTTTGACAAAGCATATCTatctaagaagaaaagattgCGTAACTTTCTCCCACAGATTTCGAAGGTCAGGGATATGTTCATACATCTAGACACtttcaag CTCCTCTATGAATACTCGAAACTAGAATCACTGCCTCAGTTTGGTTGCATGTCCCGCCTGCAAGTAGCTCTCTATTATAACCATTCGAAATGGTTACCGACCTTTCTTGAGAGCTTCCCAAACTTGAAATTTCTCATCTTG GTATGCTATGATGATGATTCTGAGGAAACGTGCTCCGAGGAGATgaatcattttagtttttcacATGTGCCTCAGTGTTTGCTATCGTCTCTCGAGTCTGTTGATTTCAAAGTGCCAATCAGGGGACTTGGTGTACAAATGGAGCTAGTAAGGTACTTTCTAAAGAATTCTGCTGTCCTCAAGAAACTCACTCTGCCTTTGCCTTATGATGCAATTCAGATTCAAGATGACTTTGTCAAGAAGctcctcaaaatcaaaagacGCTCTACAGAATGTGAAGTCGTCTTTCTCTGA
- the LOC104773458 gene encoding uncharacterized protein LOC104773458 codes for MVDREKSKQSCSSGYLSRRLKEEDRISQLPDPLICHILSHLPTKDSVKTSVLSTRWRTLWLWLPILELDSTKLPDLSAFMSLGDRFFDSNRVSYIRKLKLTITHTSFVDGVDDNGSVFTSWIDAAVKRKVQRLHVHFPCLDVMMPLSLSTCETLVSLKLHMVALPYTESVSLPCLKTMRLTSVWFPDEATFERLVSSCLVLEELEIEGEISSKMDVFRVFSKSLKKLTTRTYSAVKRKVKIPFFDNKALIEGYSKTVVGRCLNPRAQDMKSLLVMFPRFWNLEGKVVGADLGMGKFQFDFDDEVDIDGVMKLVPFHFDQWMVSMVRWSPTVDPLYPSALTFWVRVMGVPVQFWAVPTFTSIGEALGTVVEVDLDGGRVQVMVNGLKPLCFETEVEFFTGEETTVSLRYERLYGVCSKCSSLCHDDKHCPPLEEPTLPPMVLPRDDADRRLQSYKGAVKADRQPGTSHDSHNGGSRRGPRGPLGREGSQLDGKRPFEGKFGRGPKPRSDTVAGEPLAKQRCFKSYVQYNEYRHSRASAKASGSQMDNRTVSDGSVAQIEEGEVKTVPVARRALFQEGEDGGAVGLVASQPSTGPAAEGTLSSVEAPLLGILPEEPVDLLGKKEVDTAAIALVADKDVDEDAGGDSLSPAIEGLVLGGTAVTVSAHDPPVPVGPAVVVPAISAGVSEEFSVDGNGLADPMKVDVLIECCSDEEVSMEEVGGDPEESPLKPDDAQEDIEVTGMDAAQQDSNIVASSSSVVEKLCKGKGLLGSKKLNVYVRTPRKRPVPKVSTAFGQSLPPKPQEMDKGANGGPKPPLPRVAK; via the coding sequence ATGGTTGATAGAGAGAAATCGAAACAGTCTTGTTCCAGTGGGTACTTGAGTCGGagattgaaggaagaagatagGATAAGCCAGTTACCTGATCCCTTGATCTGTCACATTCTTTCTCATCTTCCCACAAAGGACAGTGTTAAGACTAGCGTTTTATCCACCAGATGGAGGACTCTCTGGCTTTGGCTTCCTATTTTGGAACTGGATTCCACAAAACTCCCAGATTTGAGTGCCTTTATGAGTCTTGGTGACAGATTTTTCGATTCCAACAGGGTCTCATACATACGCAAACTCAAGTTAACTATTACCCATACTAGTTTTGTAGATGGAGTAGATGATAACGGCTCTGTTTTCACATCATGGATTGATGCTGCTGTTAAGCGTAAGGTCCAACGTCTACATGTTCATTTTCCTTGTCTTGATGTGATGATGCCCCTTAGCCTTTCTACCTGTGAGACATTGGTTTCCTTGAAACTTCATATGGTGGCCTTGCCTTATACCGAGTCTGTTTCCTTACCTTGTTTGAAGACTATGCGCTTGACTTCTGTTTGGTTTCCCGATGAGGCCACTTTTGAGAGACTTGTCTCATCCTGCCTTGTCCTCGAGGAGTTAGAGATTGAGGGAGAGATTAGTTCTAAGATGGATGTCTTTCGGGTGTTCTCTAAGTCGTTGAAGAAGCTCACCACAAGGACGTACTCGGCGGTAAAACGTAAGGTGAAAATCCCGTTTTTTGACAACAAGGCGCTCATCGAAGGCTATTCAAAGACGGTGGTGGGTCGGTGCTTGAACCCGAGGGCTCAAGACATGAAGTCACTTCTTGTGATGTTTCCCCGTTTCTGGAATTTGGAGGGTAAAGTGGTCGGTGCTGATCTCGGGATGGGCAAGTTTCAATTCGActttgatgatgaagttgataTCGATGGAGTTATGAAGCTGGTGCCCTTTCATTTTGATCAATGGATGGTGTCCATGGTTCGCTGGAGTCCGACGGTTGATCCTTTGTATCCCTCCGCTCTGACTTTTTGGGTTCGCGTCATGGGGGTGCCCGTTCAATTTTGGGCTGTACCAACTTTCACCAGCATTGGAGAAGCGCTGGGAACTGTGGTGGAGGTGGACCTCGATGGCGGTCGTGTTCAGGTGATGGTGAATGGGCTCAAACCTTTATGTTTCGAGACCGAGGTTGAATTCTTTACCGGAGAGGAAACTACTGTCTCACTCCGCTACGAACGTTTGTATGGGGTTTGCTCGAAGTGTTCTAGTCTGTGTCATGATGACAAGCATTGTCCGCCTTTGGAGGAGCCTACTCTGCCTCCGATGGTGTTACCACGGGATGATGCTGATCGCCGCCTCCAGAGCTACAAGGGAGCTGTCAAAGCGGATAGACAGCCTGGGACAAGTCATGATAGTCACAACGGTGGTTCCCGCAGGGGTCCTAGAGGCCCGCTTGGTCGTGAGGGGTCGCAACTGGATGGCAAACGACCCTTTGAAGGGAAGTTTGGTAGGGGTCCTAAGCCTCGGTCTGATACTGTAGCGGGCGAACCGCTGGCCAAACAACGCTGCTTCAAGTCGTATGTGCAATACAATGAGTATAGGCATAGTAGGGCGAGTGCTAAGGCATCTGGTTCTCAAATGGACAATCGTACGGTGTCTGATGGGTCTGTCGCCCAGATAGAAGAGGGAGAGGTTAAGACTGTTCCAGTGGCGCGGAGGGCTTTGTTTCAGGAGGGTGAGGATGGTGGAGCGGTGGGATTGGTGGCATCACAGCCTTCTACTGGTCCAGCAGCGGAAGGAACTTTGTCCTCTGTTGAGGCTCCTCTTTTGGGGATTTTGCCTGAGGAGCCGGTGGACTTACTGGGTAAGAAGGAGGTCGATACAGCTGCAATTGCTTTGGTTGCGGATAAGGATGTCGACGAGGATGCAGGGGGCGACAGTTTGTCACCCGCAATTGAGGGGCTTGTTTTGGGTGGTACTGCAGTTACGGTCTCGGCTCATGATCCTCCTGTTCCTGTTGGTCCTGCGGTTGTAGTTCCTGCGATCTCTGCTGGCGTGTCTGAGGAGTTTTCTGTTGATGGGAATGGGCTAGCGGACCCGATGAAGGTTGATGTTTTGATTGAATGTTGTTCTGATGAAGAGGTCTCTATGGAGGAGGTTGGAGGGGATCCGGAGGAGTCTCCTTTGAAGCCCGATGATGCTCAGGAGGATATTGAGGTTACAGGGATGGATGCGGCTCAGCAGGATTCGAACATTGTTGCGTCTTCGTCCTCGGTGGTGGAAAAACTTTGCAAGGGAAAGGGTCTACTTGGGTCCAAGAAATTGAATGTTTACGTTCGAACCCCTCGCAAGCGTCCGGTCCCAAAGGTTTCTACAGCCTTTGGTCAGTCGCTTCCCCCTAAGCCACAAGAGATGGACAAGGGGGCAAATGGTGGTCCTAAACCACCACTTCCAAGAGTTGCTAAATGA
- the LOC104773457 gene encoding putative FBD-associated F-box protein At5g53635 isoform X2, protein MVGRRKSKQARFKGSNRSRRLKEEDRISQLPDPLICHILSHLPTKEAVSTSVLSTRWKTLWLWVPSLELNSRKLPDLSAFSCYGNRFFDSSRVSHINELKLIIADIRFINGDDYDSSCFTSWIDAAIKRKVQHLYVRFPLNSCLDVMPLSVCNSESSVSLKLHLVALPNGDFVSLPCLKTLHLNTVCYPDETTFERLVSSCPVLEELEVKGSVSCKAKVFRVLSKSLKRVVISLRFSLFHLGSEVEVDTPRLRFLRIDENLSERLRNFLPQISKVRDMFIHLDTFKLLYEYSKLESLPQFGCMSRLQVALYYNHSKWLPTFLESFPNLKFLILVCYDDDSEETCSEEMNHFSFSHVPQCLLSSLESVDFKVPIRGLGVQMELVRYFLKNSAVLKKLTLPLPYDAIQIQDDFVKKLLKIKRRSTECEVVFL, encoded by the exons atggttgGTAGAAGGAAATCGAAACAGGCTCGTTTTAAAGGATCAAATCGTAGTAGAagattgaaggaagaagatcGAATAAGCCAACTACCTGATCCTTTAATATGTCACATACTTTCTCATCTTCCAACAAAAGAAGCTGTTTCAACAAGCGTCTTATCCACAAGATGGAAGACTCTCTGGCTTTGGGTTCCTAGTTTGGAACTGAACTCAAGAAAACTCCCAGATTTGAGTGCCTTCTCGTGTTACGGTAACAGGTTCTTCGATTCCAGTAGAGTCTCACACATAAACGAACTCAAGTTAATCATAGCTGATATTAGATTTATAAACGGTGATGATTACGATTCCTCTTGTTTCACATCATGGATTGATGCTGCTATCAAACGTAAGGTTCAACATCTATACGTTCGTTTCCCTCTAAACAGTTGTCTTGATGTGATGCCGTTAAGCGTTTGTAACTCTGAGTCATCGGTGTCATTAAAACTTCATCTGGTGGCATTGCCTAATGGGGACTTTGTTTCTTTGCCTTGCTTGAAGACTTTGCATTTGAATACTGTTTGTTATCCGGATGAGACCACTTTTGAGAGACTTGTCTCGTCCTGCCCTGTCTTGGAAGAGTTGGAGGTTAAGGGAAGTGTTAGTTGTAAAGCTAAAGTATTTCGGGTGTTGTCTAAGTCGTTGAAGAGGGTTGTTATAAGTTTAcgtttttctctgtttcatcttggATCAGAAGTTGAGGTTGATACTCCTCGGCTACGGTTTTTGAGGATTGATGAAAACTTGTCGGAAAG attgCGTAACTTTCTCCCACAGATTTCGAAGGTCAGGGATATGTTCATACATCTAGACACtttcaag CTCCTCTATGAATACTCGAAACTAGAATCACTGCCTCAGTTTGGTTGCATGTCCCGCCTGCAAGTAGCTCTCTATTATAACCATTCGAAATGGTTACCGACCTTTCTTGAGAGCTTCCCAAACTTGAAATTTCTCATCTTG GTATGCTATGATGATGATTCTGAGGAAACGTGCTCCGAGGAGATgaatcattttagtttttcacATGTGCCTCAGTGTTTGCTATCGTCTCTCGAGTCTGTTGATTTCAAAGTGCCAATCAGGGGACTTGGTGTACAAATGGAGCTAGTAAGGTACTTTCTAAAGAATTCTGCTGTCCTCAAGAAACTCACTCTGCCTTTGCCTTATGATGCAATTCAGATTCAAGATGACTTTGTCAAGAAGctcctcaaaatcaaaagacGCTCTACAGAATGTGAAGTCGTCTTTCTCTGA
- the LOC104773456 gene encoding uncharacterized protein LOC104773456 produces the protein MDTASSAAATRGGSLQNPSPTTPSRKEWRAVSDSQNVGDGSDYVDLEQLKLNRTDERTIYENGREQDGFSDSEMLQQQILNVSRKKGELQQLEIELRAQMFARHEIMEIQSNYESQFTEYANAAARMQEQLHEKERSIREAERQLEEKDRELHAIKLDNEAAWAKEGILREQNKELATFRRERDHSEAERSQNIHKISELQEHIQEKESQLSELQEQNRNAQETILYKDEQLREAQGWIARAQEIDALQSSTNHSLQAELRERTEQYNQLWHGCQRQFAEMERLHVHTVKQLQLELANVKEAGGSSGASQTIQNSGNQFDAHGNSSESANISVRSNGKSSDNISSFTSTDDKATQNNRVDGVSSSNLGTYGYHQAGQMTPLHSIFMHQQEISQLVQPQVPSPHFAQSVLLQQNAVPVNSQMPTQNHVHPSEGVHGLVSSDLKSEYQVPANGQSFGQGYGDVQTSQGAQYGNTPSSTVNEQAVESGNGDYNGSNHLENNFQDISSQFRDALRLDSHTHNQKPEEVNGQVSPDEHNGALFSSGKPERNSESTLLDERSLLTCILRTIPAGGRIRISSTLPNRLGKMLAPLHWHDYRKKYGKLDDFVASHLELFVIEDDYIQVREGAQKIVAASAAAAKVAAAAAASSSPNSMYVAMTPMAQSQGLKKNDNTVQRGRQSSDYMGKQQRKV, from the exons ATGGATACCGCTTCGAGCGCAGCTGCAACTCGTGGCGGTTCCCTTCAGAATCCGTCGCCGACGACTCCATCGAGGAAAGAATGGCGTGCCGTTTCGGATTCACAAAACGTTGGAGACGGTTCAGATTATGTG GATTTGGAACAGTTGAAGCTGAACCGGACGGATGAGAGAACGATTTATGAG AATGGAAGAGAGCAGGATGGTTTCTCAGATAGTGAGATGTTGCAGCAACAGATTCTTAATGTTTCTAGGAAGAAAGGAGAACTTCAGCAGTTAGAGATTGAGCTTCGAGCTCAGATGTTTGCGAGACATGAGATCATGGAGATCCAGAGCAACTATGAATCTCAATTCACAGAGTATGCTAATGCTGCTGCTAGAATGCAG GAGCAACTTCATGAGAAGGAGCGATCTATTCGGGAGGCAGAGAGGCAGTTAGAAGAGAAAGACAGAGAGCTACATGCGATTAAGCTGGATAATGAAGCG GCATGGGCCAAAGAGGGTATCCTAAGAGAACAGAATAAAGAACTTGCCACATTCAG GAGAGAGCGTGATCATTCTGAAGCTGAGAGGTcccaaaatatacataaaatatctGAACTTCAGGAGCATATTCAAGAAAAAGAGAGCCAGCTCAGTGAATTGCAGGAACAA AATAGGAATGCTCAAGAAACTATCTTGTACAAGGATGAGCAACTAAGAGAAGCGCAAGGTTGGATTGCCCGTGCCCAAGAGATAGATGCTTTACAATCATCTACAAATCATTCGTTGCAGGCTGAATTGCGAGAACGTACGGAGCAGTATAACCAGCTCTGGCATGGTTGTCAGAGACAG TTTGCGGAGATGGAGAGATTGCATGTGCATACAGTGAAACAGCTTCAGCTTGAGCTAGCCAATGTAAAGGAAGCAGGTGGTTCCAGTGGTGCCTCACAGACTATTCAGAACAGCGGGAACCAATTTGATGCTCATGGAAACAGCTCAGAAAGTGCAAACATTAGTGTCCGTTCAAATGGAAAAAGCTCAGATAACATCTCATCTTTTACTTCAACTGATGATAAGGCTACTCAG AACAATCGTGTTGATGGGGTGTCATCTTCTAATCTTGGAACGTATGGGTACCATCAAGCGGGTCAGATGACCCCTCTGCATTCTATTTTCATGCATCAACAAGAGATTTCTCAGCTTGTTCAGCCTCAGGTCCCTTCACCTCATTTTGCGCAATCAGTGTTGCTGCAGCAAAAC GCTGTACCAGTTAATTCCCAGATGCCTACACAGAATCATGTGCATCCATCTGAAGGTGTTCATGGCTTGGTAAGTTCTGATCTGAAGAGTGAATATCAAGTGCCTGCCAACGGACAGTCCTTTGGTCAAGGGTATGGAGATGTTCAAACTAGCCAAGGAGCACAATACGGAAATACACCATCGTCCACTGTGAATGAACAG GCAGTGGAATCTGGCAATGGAGATTATAATGGATCTAATCACTTAGAGAATAACTTTCAAGACATTTCTTCACAGTTCCGTGATGCGCTAAGGCTTGATTCCCATACCCATAATCAGAAACCCGAG GAAGTTAATGGCCAGGTTTCACCTGATGAACACAATGGTGCCCTATTCTCATCTGGGAAACCTGAGAGGAACTCAGAGAGTACTCTGCTTGATGAAAGGTCACTTTTGACATGCATACTCCGAACTATACCAGCTGGTGGAAGAATCCGAATTAGTTCAACG CTTCCAAACCGTTTGGGCAAAATGCTAGCCCCTCTGCACTGGCATGATTACAGGAAAAAGTACGGGAAGCTGGATGATTTTGTTGCTAGCCATCTTGAG TTATTTGTGATAGAGGATGACTACATTCAAGTTAGAGAAGGAGCACAGAAAATTGTAGcagcatcagcagcagcagccaaAGTGGCAGCAGCAGCTGCAGCGTCGTCATCCCCAAACTCCATGTATGTGGCTATGACTCCAATGGCTCAGTCTCAGGGGTTAAAGAAGAATGACAACACAGTTCAAAGAGGTAGGCAGAGCTCTGATTATATGGGAAAGCAACAACGCAAGGTCTGA
- the LOC104773465 gene encoding F-box/FBD/LRR-repeat protein At5g53840-like yields the protein MVGRKKKPRSVEDRISHLPDHLISEILTRLSTKDAVRTSALSTRWRNLWQLVPILDLDSRSDFRSFSEFVSFAGRFFDFHKDSSCIQKLRLTTHYLADKSYLPSWIDVVTRRRIQHLHINVVSCYHDFGDIPLSLYTCDTLVHLQLYRVTMVNVDFVSLPCVKILHLKNNHYPNEAILEKLISGSPVLEDFIIIRCPTENAKVLQVRSKTLKSIHVNEFVYVVIDAPLLQCLKTTLHMTKNITFINSGFPAKVDIDFGSEYNMLDPNGLSKRKVIGDILTDISRVRELVINLYFWKDIFPSFSYLSRLTATFCDADLGMLPNLLKSCPKLESLILRLSTNRLYIRGTKNNEPKFTFHTIVIPCVVSSLKFVEFKSPILGYEGEMELVRYFLKNSTILEKMSVTVSNYQRKKRVKGTDAILKELLAMPRSSSACQLLVV from the exons ATGGTGggtagaaagaaaaaaccacGATCAGTCGAAGATAGGATAAGCCACTTACCTGATCACTTGATATCTGAAATACTTACTCGTCTTTCTACTAAGGATGCTGTAAGAACAAGTGCTTTATCCACTAGATGGAGAAATCTTTGGCAATTGGTTCCTATACTGGATTTAGACTCCCGAAGTGACTTCCGGTCGTTTAGCGAGTTTGTGAGTTTTGCTGGCAGGTTCTTTGATTTCCACAAAGACTCATCATGCATACAAAAACTACGTTTAACTACTCATTATCTTGCTGATAAGTCTTATCTCCCCTCATGGATAGATGTTGTGACTAGGCGTAGGATTCAACATCTTCATATCAATGTTGTTAGCTGTTATCATGACTTCGGTGACATACCCCTGAGCTTGTATACTTGTGATACACTAGTACACTTACAACTGTATCGAGTCACCATGGTTAACGTCGACTTTGTTTCCTTACCTTGTGTGAAGATCCTCCATTTAAAGAATAATCACTATCCTAACGAGGCCATTTTGGAGAAACTTATCTCAGGTTCCCCAGTTCTAGAAGATTTTATCATCATCAGATGTCCGACTGAGAACGCAAAGGTGTTACAAGTGCGTTCTAAGACGCTAAAGAGCATCCACGTAAATGAGTTTGTCTATGTTGTCATTGATGCTCCTCTTCTCCAGTGTCTAAAGACAACCCTCCATATGACAAAGAACATCACGTTCATCAATTCGGGGTTCCCAGCAAAAGTAGATATCGACTTTGGTAGTGAGTATAATATGTTGGATCCAAATGGCCTATCCAAGAGAAAAGTGATAGGTGATATCCTCACTGATATTTCAAGGGTCAGGGAGctagttataaatttatatttttggaag GACATCTTTCCAAGTTTTTCTTACTTGTCCAGATTGACCGCTACATTTTGTGACGCCGATCTGGGGATGTTGCCAAATCTTCTTAAGAGCTGCCCAAAACTAGAATCTCTTATCTTG AGATTGTCTACCAACCGCCTTTATATACGTGGTACGAAGAATAATGAACCAAAGTTCACGTTTCACACGATAGTGATCCCGTGTGTGGTATCATCGCTCAAGTTTGTGGAATTTAAAAGTCCAATCTTAGGGTATGAAGGAGAAATGGAGCTAGTAAGATACTTCCTGAAGAATTCAACAATCCTGGAGAAAATGAGTGTAACAGTTTCTAATTATCAAAGGAAGAAAAGGGTAAAAGGCACGGATGCCATCTTGAAAGAACTCCTTGCAATGCCAAGATCCTCTAGCGCTTGTCAACTACTTGTTGTTTAA
- the LOC104773466 gene encoding putative FBD-associated F-box protein At5g53635, whose amino-acid sequence MTLCRDTFKFICEYSRIEPLPQFGDISSLRVTFRVSDIKWLPTFLKNFPKLKSLILIWNTNSKKMNSKELLRFNYSAVQECLLPSLEYVDLKTSFSGHDAELKLVMHLLTNSTNLKKLTVRLNYYCTNEKYLVKTLLKIPRRSTSCKVVIY is encoded by the exons ATGACTTTGTGTAGAGACACTTTCAAG TTCATCTGTGAATACTCGAGAATAGAACCGTTGCCTCAGTTTGGTGACATCTCCAGCCTGCGTGTTACTTTTCGTGTATCTGATATTAAATGGTTACCAACCTTTCTAAAAAACTTCCCAAAGTTGAAGTCACTTATCTTG ATATGGAATACTAACTCTAAGAAGATGAATTCCAAAGAGCTGCTTCGATTCAATTATTCCGCTGTGCAAGAGTGTTTGTTGCCGTCGCTTGAGTATGTTGATCTCAAAACCAGCTTCTCAGGACATGATGCAGAACTGAAGCTAGTAATGCACTTACTAACGAATtcaacaaatctcaagaaaCTGACCGTACGTTTGAATTACTATTGTACAAATGAAAAGTACCTCGTCAAGACTCTCCTGAAAATCCCAAGACGCTCTACCTCATGCAAAGTCGtcatatattga